CATTTCAAACCTAATGCCCTAAACCTTATACCGTGCACCTTAAATACCGATGGCCAATTCTGTTTCCGGATCAAAGAAATGGAGATTCTCCAGGTTGGCTTTTAAGGTAATTTCCTGATGGGGCTTAGCCCGGGTCCGGGCATCCACTGAGGCCAGGAGGTTGTGACCACCGACTGTGACGTCAAGAAAAATGTGGCTCCCCACCGGCTGGACCACCAGGACAACAGCCTGAAGGGTCCCCTTTTCTTCCAACGAATCGGCCGCGGAAAGATCATCGGGCCGGACCCCCAAAACGACTTCTTTCCCGGCATAAGAAGTCAAAGCCAGTTTTTTCCCCGTCGGGACAGGCAGCGACAATCCTTCAGACTGAACCGTCCAATTGCCGTCACTTCCGCTGATATGAACGGGTATAAAATTCATGGTCGGAGAACCGATAAAGCTGGCCACGAAGCGGTTG
This sequence is a window from Deltaproteobacteria bacterium. Protein-coding genes within it:
- a CDS encoding TOBE domain-containing protein — translated: DEPLSNLDAKLRIQMRLELKKLHEAMQTTSIYVTHDQIEAMTMGDRIVVMKDGLIQQVGEPLELYFQPVNRFVASFIGSPTMNFIPVHISGSDGNWTVQSEGLSLPVPTGKKLALTSYAGKEVVLGVRPDDLSAADSLEEKGTLQAVVLVVQPVGSHIFLDVTVGGHNLLASVDARTRAKPHQEITLKANLENLHFFDPETELAIGI